A window of Clostridium sp. 'White wine YQ' contains these coding sequences:
- the lepA gene encoding translation elongation factor 4: MQSERRKHIRNFSIVAHIDHGKSTLADRLLEETGTLTQREMEEQVLDNMELERERGITIKSQAARLIYRRDNGEEYILNLIDTPGHVDFNYEVSRSLAACEGAILVVDATQGIQAQTLANCYLALDNDLEIVPVINKIDLPSARPDEIKQEIEDVIGIEAHDAPLISAKTGLNIKDVLEAVIEKVPYPQGDEEAPLKALIFDSYYDSYKGVVCYVRVRDGVVKPGTQIKLMATNKVYEVTEVGVFTPNFLPINQLSAGDVGYITASIKNVRDARVGDTITEKGRETSEALKGYKPAVPMVFSGIYPVDGAKYEELKEALEKLQINDAALNFEPETSIALGFGFRCGFLGLLHMEIIQERIEREFNLDIITTAPSVIYKVYKTDGTLIELTNPTNLPPMTEIDYMEEPMVKASIISPTDYTGAVMELCQEKRGNFIDMEYLEATRVVIHYDIPLNEIVYDFFDTLKSRTKGYASLDYELKGYVRTELVKLDILLNGDSVDALSMIVPKERAYSRGRAIAEKLKEIIPRQLFEIPIQATVGAKVIARETVKAMRKDVLAKCYGGDISRKKKLLEKQKEGKKRMRQVGSVEVPQEAFMAVLKVD; encoded by the coding sequence ATGCAGAGTGAAAGAAGAAAACATATAAGAAATTTTTCAATAGTAGCACATATAGATCATGGTAAGTCAACTCTTGCAGATAGGTTGTTAGAAGAGACTGGAACCCTTACTCAAAGAGAAATGGAAGAGCAAGTTTTAGATAACATGGAACTTGAGAGAGAAAGAGGGATTACAATTAAATCTCAAGCTGCAAGATTAATTTATAGAAGGGATAATGGAGAAGAATATATATTAAATCTTATAGATACACCAGGTCATGTAGATTTTAACTACGAGGTTTCAAGAAGTTTAGCTGCATGTGAGGGAGCAATTCTAGTTGTTGATGCAACACAGGGGATTCAGGCGCAAACATTAGCAAATTGCTATCTTGCCTTAGATAACGATTTAGAAATCGTACCAGTTATAAACAAAATAGATCTTCCAAGTGCAAGACCTGATGAGATAAAGCAAGAAATCGAAGATGTAATTGGAATTGAAGCTCATGATGCACCTTTAATTTCAGCTAAAACTGGATTAAATATTAAAGATGTTCTAGAAGCTGTTATTGAAAAGGTTCCATATCCACAGGGAGATGAAGAAGCTCCATTAAAGGCATTAATTTTTGACTCATATTATGATAGTTATAAGGGTGTAGTTTGCTATGTTAGAGTTAGAGATGGAGTAGTTAAGCCAGGAACTCAAATTAAACTAATGGCAACAAATAAAGTATACGAAGTAACAGAAGTAGGAGTTTTCACGCCTAACTTTTTACCAATAAATCAATTAAGTGCAGGAGATGTTGGATACATTACTGCATCAATAAAAAATGTAAGAGATGCTAGAGTTGGTGATACTATTACCGAAAAGGGTAGAGAAACCTCTGAAGCATTAAAAGGATATAAGCCGGCAGTACCTATGGTATTCTCAGGAATATATCCAGTTGATGGAGCTAAATATGAAGAACTTAAGGAAGCTTTAGAGAAACTTCAAATTAATGATGCTGCTCTGAACTTTGAACCGGAAACTTCAATTGCCTTAGGATTTGGATTTAGATGTGGATTCCTTGGATTATTACATATGGAGATAATACAAGAAAGAATAGAGAGAGAGTTTAATTTAGATATTATAACTACAGCCCCATCAGTTATATATAAGGTTTATAAAACAGATGGAACTCTTATAGAATTAACAAACCCAACTAATTTACCTCCAATGACTGAGATTGATTATATGGAAGAACCTATGGTAAAGGCTTCAATAATTTCACCAACAGATTATACTGGTGCAGTTATGGAGTTATGTCAAGAAAAAAGAGGTAACTTTATAGATATGGAATATTTAGAAGCAACAAGAGTTGTTATTCATTATGATATTCCGTTAAATGAAATTGTTTATGATTTCTTTGATACCCTTAAATCAAGAACTAAGGGATATGCATCCTTAGATTATGAATTAAAGGGATATGTAAGAACTGAATTAGTAAAATTAGATATTTTATTAAATGGTGATTCAGTGGATGCACTTTCAATGATTGTTCCAAAAGAAAGAGCATATAGCAGAGGAAGAGCGATTGCAGAAAAGTTAAAAGAAATTATACCAAGACAACTTTTTGAAATACCTATTCAAGCTACAGTTGGAGCTAAAGTAATAGCTAGAGAAACCGTAAAAGCTATGAGAAAAGATGTATTAGCAAAATGTTATGGTGGAGATATTTCTAGAAAGAAGAAACTTCTAGAGAAACAAAAAGAAGGAAAGAAGAGAATGAGACAGGTAGGTTCGGTGGAAGTACCTCAAGAAGCATTCATGGCAGTTTTAAAAGTAGATTAA
- the dnaK gene encoding molecular chaperone DnaK: MGKVIGIDLGTTNSCVAVMEGGDPVVIANAEGARTTPSVVSFQANGERLVGQVAKRQAITNPDKTIISIKRHMGTNHKVNIDGKDHSPQEISAMVLQKIKADAESYLGETVTQAVITVPAYFNDSQRQATKDAGRIAGLEVLRIINEPTAAALAYGMDKMDTNQRIFVYDLGGGTFDVSILELGDGVFEVKATNGDTRLGGDDFDQKVIDYIADTFKAENGIDLKNDKMALQRLKEAAEKAKIELSSSTQTIINLPFITADATGPKHIDLTLTRAKFNELTHDLVQRTIEPMRKALNDAGLSIGDIDKVLLVGGSTRIPAVQDAVKEFTGKEPSKGVNPDECVAVGAAIQGGVLTGDVKDVLLLDVTPLTLGIETMGGIATPLIERNTTIPAKKSQIFSTAADGQTSVEIHVVQGERQMAADNKTLGRFTLSGIAPAPRGIPQIEVTFDIDANGIVKVSAQDKGTGKEANITITASTNLSDDEIDKAVKEAERFAEEDKKRKEAIEIKNNADQVVYQTEKTLTDLGDKVSAEDKSKIEAKLEEVKKVKDGDDLEAIKKATDELTQEFYAISSKIYQAANPEGQGFDPNNMGGNPGAGSQGPKDDNVVDADFKVDEDK, encoded by the coding sequence ATGGGAAAAGTAATAGGAATTGATTTAGGAACCACAAACTCTTGTGTAGCTGTTATGGAAGGAGGAGATCCAGTAGTTATAGCTAATGCTGAAGGTGCTAGAACTACTCCATCAGTTGTTTCATTCCAAGCTAATGGAGAAAGATTAGTAGGTCAAGTTGCTAAAAGACAGGCAATCACAAATCCTGATAAAACTATAATTTCAATAAAGAGACACATGGGAACAAACCATAAGGTAAACATAGATGGAAAGGATCATTCACCACAAGAAATATCAGCAATGGTTCTTCAAAAGATTAAAGCTGATGCTGAAAGTTATTTAGGTGAAACTGTAACTCAAGCAGTTATAACAGTACCAGCATACTTTAATGATTCTCAAAGACAAGCAACTAAAGATGCAGGAAGAATAGCTGGATTAGAAGTGTTAAGAATTATAAACGAACCAACAGCTGCAGCTTTAGCATATGGTATGGATAAAATGGATACTAACCAAAGAATATTTGTATATGACTTAGGTGGTGGTACATTCGACGTATCAATACTTGAACTAGGAGATGGAGTTTTCGAAGTTAAAGCAACTAATGGAGATACACGCCTAGGTGGAGATGACTTTGACCAAAAAGTTATAGATTATATAGCAGATACATTTAAAGCTGAAAATGGAATAGATTTAAAGAACGATAAGATGGCACTTCAAAGATTAAAAGAAGCAGCAGAAAAAGCTAAGATTGAATTATCATCTTCAACTCAAACAATAATCAATTTACCATTTATAACAGCTGATGCAACAGGTCCAAAGCACATAGATTTAACATTAACTAGAGCAAAATTCAATGAATTAACTCATGATCTAGTACAAAGAACTATTGAACCTATGAGAAAAGCATTAAATGATGCTGGATTATCTATAGGGGATATTGATAAAGTATTATTAGTTGGTGGATCAACTAGAATACCAGCAGTTCAAGATGCAGTTAAAGAATTTACAGGAAAAGAACCTTCAAAAGGAGTTAACCCAGACGAATGTGTTGCGGTAGGAGCTGCAATTCAAGGTGGAGTTTTAACTGGAGATGTTAAGGATGTATTATTACTAGACGTAACTCCATTAACTCTAGGAATTGAAACAATGGGTGGAATAGCTACACCATTAATTGAAAGAAATACAACAATACCAGCTAAGAAGAGCCAAATCTTCTCAACTGCAGCAGATGGTCAAACAAGTGTTGAAATCCATGTAGTTCAAGGGGAAAGACAAATGGCTGCTGACAACAAAACTTTAGGTAGATTTACTCTATCTGGAATTGCACCAGCACCAAGAGGAATTCCACAAATCGAAGTTACATTTGATATAGATGCTAATGGTATAGTTAAAGTATCTGCACAAGATAAAGGAACTGGTAAAGAAGCTAATATTACAATAACAGCTTCAACTAACCTTTCTGATGATGAAATAGATAAGGCAGTAAAAGAAGCAGAAAGATTTGCTGAAGAAGATAAGAAGAGAAAAGAAGCTATAGAGATAAAGAATAATGCAGATCAAGTAGTATATCAAACTGAAAAGACTCTAACTGATTTAGGTGATAAAGTTTCAGCTGAAGATAAGAGCAAGATAGAAGCTAAATTAGAAGAAGTTAAGAAAGTAAAAGATGGAGATGATTTAGAAGCAATTAAAAAGGCTACTGATGAATTAACTCAAGAATTCTATGCAATTTCATCTAAGATTTACCAAGCAGCAAACCCAGAAGGTCAAGGATTTGATCCAAACAACATGGGTGGAAATCCAGGAGCAGGTTCTCAAGGACCAAAAGATGATAATGTAGTAGATGCTGATTTTAAAGTAGATGAAGATAAATAG
- the hrcA gene encoding heat-inducible transcriptional repressor HrcA, with the protein MSIDDRKIRILQAIINDYVKTAEPVGSRTLSKKYDLGISSATIRNEMADLEEMGYLEQPHASAGRVPSSKGYRLYVDKLMEYKTLSTEEELMIKKYIIDMALFEVDKVLKQTSTLLSELTRLTCVVKAPSVKKSYMKSAQLVKIDDFNVLCIIVTDNGVVKNGLLRVSRSLSPEVLNKINNILNERLVNLTIEEINLEVINRLTLELKGFDEILNGMLSLLYETLKSSNSSEVFMEGTTNIFNYSEYNDIERAKEILELLYNKEYVNELITTDKGISIKIGDENFLPQAKDCSVITAEYTLGERPLGTIGLIGPRRIDYSKVISIMAEVMKELNTLFNKQSLK; encoded by the coding sequence ATGTCAATAGATGATAGAAAGATAAGAATTCTACAAGCTATAATTAATGATTACGTGAAAACAGCTGAACCTGTAGGTTCAAGAACACTATCAAAGAAATATGACTTAGGAATAAGTTCTGCAACTATAAGAAATGAAATGGCAGATCTAGAAGAGATGGGATATTTAGAGCAACCTCATGCGTCTGCAGGAAGAGTTCCCTCTAGCAAAGGCTACAGACTTTATGTTGATAAGCTTATGGAATATAAAACCTTAAGCACAGAAGAAGAGTTAATGATAAAAAAATATATTATTGATATGGCTTTATTTGAAGTTGATAAGGTGTTAAAACAAACTTCAACATTATTATCAGAACTTACTAGATTAACTTGTGTTGTAAAAGCTCCTTCGGTTAAAAAGAGCTATATGAAATCAGCTCAGCTTGTTAAGATAGATGATTTTAATGTTCTCTGCATAATAGTAACAGACAATGGAGTTGTAAAGAATGGTTTGCTTAGAGTAAGCAGAAGTTTAAGCCCAGAAGTTTTAAATAAAATAAATAATATATTAAATGAGAGACTTGTTAATTTAACAATTGAAGAAATCAATCTTGAAGTAATTAATAGGTTAACATTAGAGTTAAAAGGCTTTGATGAAATTCTAAATGGAATGTTATCTTTGCTTTATGAAACCCTTAAATCCTCTAACTCTTCGGAGGTTTTTATGGAAGGTACAACCAATATATTTAATTACTCTGAATATAACGATATAGAAAGAGCTAAAGAAATACTAGAACTTTTGTATAATAAGGAATACGTTAATGAACTTATTACCACAGACAAAGGTATTTCAATAAAGATTGGTGATGAAAACTTCTTACCACAAGCTAAAGACTGTAGTGTCATTACTGCAGAATATACTTTGGGAGAAAGACCGCTAGGTACTATAGGACTTATCGGGCCAAGGAGAATAGATTACTCAAAGGTAATATCTATTATGGCTGAGGTAATGAAAGAGCTAAATACTTTGTTTAATAAGCAAAGCTTAAAATAA
- the hemW gene encoding radical SAM family heme chaperone HemW, translating into MKNISLYIHIPFCKQKCMYCDFPSYSGKDALMEEYINSLCKEISREASKYSYNTVFIGGGTPSYLNEEDLTKLLKEINKLSLNRELEFTMECNPGSLTEEKLQIMKSYGVNRLSLGLQSTKNSILKEIGRIHSFEEFKSNYSLAREMGFNNINVDIMFGLPNQSVEDFKNTLSEITELNPEHISAYSLIIEEGTAFYNLWEKDKLKLPSEDEEREMYEYCVDYLNEKGYLQYEISNFSKEDKECRHNKVYWELDEYLGCGSSSASLIDGKRIKNTENIKEYIEAINSNKSANIETINLKEGDLIEEFMFLGLRKKEGIDEAIFKKKFNKEIDSIYEKVINFHISEGLLIREKGKIYLSKKGIELSNYVMKDFILDK; encoded by the coding sequence ATGAAAAACATTTCTTTATATATACATATTCCTTTTTGTAAACAAAAGTGCATGTATTGTGATTTTCCATCTTATAGTGGAAAAGATGCATTGATGGAGGAATATATAAATTCATTGTGCAAAGAAATATCTAGAGAAGCATCAAAGTATAGTTATAATACCGTGTTTATTGGAGGTGGAACTCCAAGTTATTTAAACGAAGAGGATTTAACTAAGCTTCTTAAAGAAATAAATAAATTGTCCTTAAATAGAGAGTTAGAGTTTACCATGGAATGTAATCCAGGAAGCCTAACAGAAGAAAAATTACAAATCATGAAAAGTTATGGTGTAAATAGATTAAGTTTAGGATTACAAAGTACTAAAAATAGTATCCTTAAAGAAATAGGAAGGATTCATAGCTTTGAGGAATTCAAAAGTAATTATTCTTTAGCGAGAGAAATGGGATTTAATAATATAAATGTTGATATAATGTTTGGATTGCCAAATCAATCAGTAGAAGATTTTAAAAACACTTTAAGTGAAATAACTGAGCTAAATCCAGAGCATATTTCTGCTTATTCTCTCATAATCGAGGAAGGAACGGCTTTTTATAACTTATGGGAAAAGGACAAACTAAAGTTACCCTCTGAGGATGAGGAAAGAGAAATGTATGAGTATTGTGTGGATTACTTGAACGAAAAAGGATATTTACAATATGAAATCTCAAATTTTTCAAAGGAAGACAAAGAATGCAGACACAATAAGGTATATTGGGAGCTAGATGAATATTTAGGCTGTGGATCTTCTTCAGCTTCATTAATAGATGGAAAACGAATAAAAAATACAGAAAATATAAAGGAATATATAGAAGCGATTAACAGTAATAAAAGTGCTAATATTGAAACTATTAATTTAAAGGAAGGAGATTTAATTGAAGAATTTATGTTTTTAGGCTTAAGAAAAAAAGAAGGAATCGATGAAGCTATATTTAAGAAAAAATTTAATAAAGAAATAGATAGTATATATGAAAAAGTTATAAATTTTCACATAAGTGAGGGTTTATTAATACGAGAAAAAGGAAAGATATATTTAAGTAAAAAAGGCATAGAACTAAGTAATTATGTTATGAAAGACTTTATTTTAGATAAGTAA
- a CDS encoding stage II sporulation protein P, whose amino-acid sequence MLQDRLVRSRGVKFNVKKIIITLLIATFALRSTYIILSKQFHNSNLYIDMLNKGMPYLNSLDLPSKDNGSLTMQNYVAGILGIEDINFFTVVKNEIPYFKELPNNMEYDENTIATLDPFELNDKSIIKYTPEEMPKEGTNIVSKAYDPKLKKALNIDKPEVLIYHSHTMESYSPATAESNDPNMSVVGVGNALTKELEENYGIATIHDTTIHSLSYDDSYKRSGETLSKYLKKYNSFKIIIDLHRDAMENKTPVTATINGESVARIMFVLAQNNQYYPKNKALTDKLNTLSRNIFPGLSRGIDEYRRGKDSFNQNQSPNAILIEVGANCNSNVEAQNTAKYIARLLAEDINGK is encoded by the coding sequence TTGCTGCAAGATAGATTAGTCAGAAGTAGAGGAGTTAAATTTAATGTAAAAAAGATTATTATTACATTGCTAATTGCAACATTTGCATTAAGGAGTACTTACATTATATTATCAAAGCAATTTCATAATTCTAATTTGTATATTGATATGTTAAATAAGGGAATGCCATATTTAAATTCATTGGATTTACCAAGTAAGGATAACGGAAGTTTAACTATGCAAAATTATGTAGCAGGTATTTTAGGCATAGAAGATATCAACTTCTTTACTGTAGTAAAAAATGAAATTCCTTACTTTAAGGAATTGCCTAATAATATGGAGTATGATGAAAACACCATAGCTACACTAGACCCTTTTGAGCTTAATGATAAAAGTATAATTAAGTATACGCCAGAAGAAATGCCTAAGGAGGGCACAAATATAGTATCAAAGGCATACGATCCAAAACTTAAAAAGGCACTTAATATTGATAAGCCAGAGGTACTTATTTATCACTCACATACTATGGAATCATATTCGCCAGCAACTGCTGAGAGCAATGATCCTAATATGAGCGTAGTAGGAGTTGGGAATGCATTAACAAAAGAGCTTGAGGAAAACTATGGCATTGCAACAATACATGATACTACTATTCATTCATTATCATATGATGATAGTTATAAAAGATCAGGGGAGACCTTAAGCAAATATTTAAAAAAGTATAATAGTTTTAAAATCATTATTGATTTGCATAGAGATGCTATGGAAAATAAAACACCTGTAACAGCCACTATAAATGGTGAAAGTGTTGCAAGAATAATGTTTGTTTTAGCTCAAAATAATCAATATTATCCTAAAAATAAAGCGTTAACTGATAAGTTAAATACATTATCAAGAAATATCTTTCCAGGGCTAAGCAGAGGAATAGATGAATATAGAAGAGGAAAAGATTCTTTTAACCAAAATCAGAGTCCAAATGCAATTCTTATAGAAGTAGGGGCAAATTGTAACTCAAATGTTGAGGCACAAAATACAGCAAAGTATATAGCTAGATTATTGGCAGAAGATATAAATGGGAAATAA
- the grpE gene encoding nucleotide exchange factor GrpE, with the protein MRCDFLTKKENTTEEFENENLEVEEDANLEETLEEAEVSEDKEFEEVLSIEEILKEKNTKLSDENTKLNNEIEALKDRLLRITAEYENFRKRTQKEKEGIYTDATTDVIKEILPVLDNLERALAVDGSIEDLKKGIEMTQRGFNGALEKLGVEEIDASGDFDPNLHQAVMHEQNEDFGPNKIAEVFLKGYKKSDKVIRYSMVKVVN; encoded by the coding sequence ATGAGGTGTGATTTCTTGACAAAAAAGGAGAATACAACTGAAGAATTTGAAAATGAAAATTTAGAAGTAGAGGAAGACGCAAACTTAGAAGAAACTTTAGAAGAAGCTGAAGTTTCAGAAGATAAAGAATTTGAAGAAGTTTTATCAATCGAAGAGATCTTAAAAGAGAAAAACACAAAATTAAGTGATGAAAACACTAAATTGAATAATGAGATTGAAGCATTAAAAGATAGACTATTAAGAATAACTGCAGAATATGAAAACTTCAGAAAAAGAACTCAAAAAGAAAAAGAAGGTATCTATACTGATGCAACTACTGATGTAATTAAAGAAATTCTTCCAGTTTTAGATAACCTAGAAAGAGCTTTAGCAGTAGATGGATCTATTGAAGATCTAAAAAAAGGAATAGAAATGACTCAAAGAGGATTTAATGGAGCACTAGAAAAACTTGGTGTAGAAGAAATAGATGCCTCAGGAGATTTTGATCCAAATCTTCATCAAGCAGTTATGCATGAACAAAATGAAGATTTTGGTCCAAACAAAATAGCAGAAGTTTTCTTAAAAGGTTATAAGAAATCTGATAAAGTAATTAGATATTCAATGGTTAAAGTTGTAAACTAG